The stretch of DNA GGCGAGGGCGGGTGTCCAGCACGCACAAGGTGCCCACGGTCAGTTCGCCGGCAAAACGCAACGGCACGCCGGCGTAAAAGCGAATGCGCGGTCCGCCGGTCACCAGGGGGTTGTCTTCGAAACGCGGGTCGGCGCTGGCATCCGGGATCACCAGGATATCTTCGGCATGCAGGGCATGGGCACAGAACGCTACATCGCGCGTGGTTTCGGCAACCTCCACGCCCTGGCGCGACTTGAACCACTGGCGGTTCATGTCGACCAGCGACACCAGGGCCATGGGCACATCGAGCAGCACACTGGCCAACCGGGTGATGCGGTCGAAGGTTTCCTCGGCCGGGGTATCGAGGATGTTCAGGCTCTCGAGGAAACACAGGCGGGCGGCCTCGTTGAGAGGCGACGGGGCAATTTGCATGACAACTCGCTCGGCAAAATCCTGACCCGAAAACGATAGCGCCGCAGCGCTCAAGCGCAACCCTTTCCTCTCTACTATCAAATCGCTCAAGCCGTATAATCGCGTCCTTTTGTAAGCCTAAGACGTATTTTCATGAAGAAATTGCTTTGCGCCGTCGCCCTCGCCTTCGCCGCCATCCCCGCCGCTTTTGCCACCCCGCCCGCCACCTTCACCGAAGCCAAGGTGGTCGCCAAACAGAAGATCTACCTCGACCAGGGCAACAGTGCCATGGGCGAGTTGTACTGTGGCTGCAAGTGGACCTGGGTCGGCAAATCCGGCGGCCGAGTCGACCTGAAGTCCTGTGGTTATGAAACCCGCAAGCTGCAGACCCGCGCCGAGCGCACCGAGTGGGAACACATCGTCCCGGCCTGGACCTTTGGCCACCAGCGCCAGTGCTGGCAGAACGGCGGGCGCGAGCAGTGCGTCGACAGCGACCCGACCTTCCGCGCCATGGAAGCCGACCTGTTCAACCTTTATCCGTCCGTGGGCGAAGTGAACGGTGACCGCAGCAACTTCAATTACGGCATGGTTTCCGGCGTTGCGCCGCAATACGGCCAGTGCACCACCAAGATCGATTTCCAGCAAAAAACCGCCGAGCCGCGCGACGAGGTCAAGGGGCTGGTGGCACGCACCACGTTCTACATGTTCGATCGCTACAAGCTGAGCATGTCGCGCCAGCAGCAGCAGGTGTTGATGGCCTGGGACAAGCAGCATCCGGTGACGGCCTGGGAGAAGCAGCGTGATCAGCGGATTGCCGCGATCATGGGGCACAGCAACCCGTTCGTGACGGGTGAGCGCAAGTGGGCACTGGGGTATACGCCGCAGGGCGCGGCTGCGGTGCCGGCTACGGCGGTGAAAGAGGCGGCCAAGCCGACACTGGCCAGTGCGGTGACGGGTGGCGCGGTTGTGGGCAACCGCAATAGCCATGTGTATCACCTGGCCAGTGGTTGCCCGGGGTACAGCCAGGTTTCGCAGAAGAACCAGGTGGCGTTTGGCAGTGAGGCCGAGGCGCAGGCGGCGGGGTATCGCAAGGCTGGGAACTGCAAGTAACGGTGTGAGGGTTGTGTGAGGGCCAAGAGGTGTTCGCCTCGATACCTTCTGCGGTTTTGAGATCGAGCGCCGCCCGCGCGGCGCATCGCGGATAAATCCGCTCCTACATTTGTTGCAACGTGCCGAACCTGTAACGCCATGGTTGCCAGCCTTGGCGCATGTCTTGAGTCTTGCAAACAAGGCAGGCAACCATGGCCTGACAGGCATGGCCACGTTGCAACAAATGTAGGAGCGGATTTATCCGCGATGCGCCGCGCGGGCGGCGCTCGATCTAACAGGCGCTGAACCTTCCATGGCGAGCACCTGTAAGCCACTACACATCCCCCCCGCCATTCAATCCGAAGAAACCGGTCTAGTCTCAGCTGTCGGAACCCATCACAAGGATCAACCGACAGCCATGACTCAGCAAAAACTTGGAAGGATTCTGCTCACCAACGACGACGGCATCGACGCCCCTGGCCTGAAAGTCCTGGAGCAGGTTGCCGCGCAACTGGCCGATGAGGTGTGGGTGGTTGCCCCGCGTGCAGACCAGAGCGGCACCTCGCACTCGCTCAGCCTGCACGCTCCGCTGCGGGTCAGTGAGCATGGTGACAAACGCTTCGCCGTCACCGGCACGCCAGGTGACTGCGTGGTGATGGCGGTGCAGCACCTGCTCAAGGACGCGCGGCCAGACCTCATCCTTTCCGGGGTCAACCGAGGCGCGAACCTGGGCCTGGAAACGGTGTTCTCCGGCACGGTCGGTGCCGCCATGACGGGCATGCTGCTAGGGATTCGCTCGATTGCCCTGAGCCAGGCCTATAGCGACCGGGCAGACGTGCCTTGGGACAACGCGCTGACCCACGCGCCCAAGGTGCTGCAGGCACTGCTGAGCCAGGATTGGCCAAGCGATGCCTGCCTGAATGTGAACTTCCCCGACTGCGACCCGCAGGCCACCTTGCCTTTGAAGGTGACGCGGCAAGGTGCCGGGCCTTTGAACAGCATGTCGGTGCGCAAAGAGGTGGACCCTCGTGGGTTCGACTACCACTGGATCAAGCTGAACAATGCCAGGGAGGTCGACCAGCCTGGGACTGAAATGGCTGAACTGGCGGCAGGGCATGTCACCGTCACACCGCTGCAGTTTGAGAGAACACATATGGCGGCGTTCAATGATGTGGCGTTGAAGTGATCATCGCGAGAGGTTCAGCGCCTGTGAGATCGAGCGCCGCCCGCGCGGCGCATCGCGGATAAATCCGCTCCTACATTTGTTGCAACGTGACCATGCCTGGGAGGCCATGGTTGTCAGCCGTTTGTAGGGCTCAAGACATGCGCCAGGGCTGGCAACCATGGCGTAACAGGTTCGGCACGTTGCAACAGATGTAGGAGCGGATTTATCCGCGATGCGCCGCGCGGGCGGCGCTCGATCTCACAGGCGCTGAACCTTTCACGGCGAACACCTCTGAACCGTTGCACAACCCACTATGACCTCTCAGGCAACTTCATATGCCGCGCATACCAAGGCCTGCGCGGCGTACGCCGCAGCAGGTCGCCAACATCCCGCTCACCGCTGAAGGCAATGCGCAACGCCAGCTTCATCGCCTCCACCTCCATCTCCCCAGCACCGCCCCCCGCATCGGAAATACCCCCACAGCCATGGGTCATCGGCCCGAGCCAAGGGTCACCAACCTGCACCCAACGCCCCGGCGCAAACCACGACACGCCATTGACCTCGCGACGCTGCACCTCCCCCGGATGGGCGCGTTCGTGGGCCCGGTACCAGTCCTCGATGCGGTCGTCGATCCAACCATGGAAGCGCCAGAACACCGGGTTCACATGGGACGAGAACGGGTCGCCGAGGAAGTCGTTTTCCTCGCGGAACCAACGCGCCGCATAGTCCGTCTGGTTCCGGTCGCCCATCACCGGCGCACCATTGGAAGGGTCGCGGGTGACGGTTGCCCAGCGCATGTGCAGCCAGTCGTGGATGTTCAGCTCCACCTCCGAGCCGAACTGCCCGAGGGTCAGGCGGCTGAGGTAGTCAGGGTCCTGGTACTGCGATTCCCAGACCTGGAAATTGCTGAAGAACGTTTCTGCCGCCTTGATGCCATGCAGCCATTGGCTCAGTTCCTCATCATTGGCCGCGACCCAGGCCGGCGGCACCGAGTTGCCGTCATGGTTTTCCTGATAGCGGATGAACCCTTGCCGGTCGTACTCAAGCTGCGGTGACGGCAGCGGCAGTTGCGCCCAGTTCGGCAAGTCGGGCTGCAAGCCACGCGCATGCCTCAGCATGTGCCGGTGCATGAAGAAGAAGTCCTCGCCGGAACCATTGAGGTGCTTGCGCCGCCCACGAGCGCCGCGTTCGGCGTCACGCGGGCCAGGTTGCCAGCCGGCACCGCGCAGGGCATCGCGCTTGCTGTCGTCCAGGCGGTGCCACTTGTCCCGGGTGGCATGCCACACCTGGTGAAACAGCCGGTGCTCGGGCGAATTCAGCCAGGCCATCAGCGCCGGCGCCAGCGGCGTGACCTGGCGTGCCTCGGGGAAGGCGCGCTTGCTGGCGACGAAGTGGTTGTCCGGTTCAGGGCTCAGCAGCGGCCGGTCGATGCGACGGATGCGCCCGGTCAGGGTGCCGGCACCGGCGTTGCCCCAGGAAGCCCAGACTTCATCGAGGGTCGCCACCAGTTCATGGCTCGGCGCTGACGCCCCAGCCGGCACCAGGCGCCAGCGAACCTTGCCGGCATCGGCGGCAACCAGCTCGCCGAGCACCCGGTAGCGCGGCTGGTCACTGCCGCGCAGGCGTTCGGCCACGTCGATGAAGCCGCGCAGCGAGCGGCCGGTCGGGCCGACATCGAGCAGCATCTGCACACCCTGCAGCGGCAGGCCATCCAGGCCGGCCTCGGCACCACTGAAGCGCAGGTCCCAGATGCCGCGCAGCTTGTCGCCGATGCGCACGCCCGCACTGGCGGCGGCCTCGACCGTGGCCTCGCCGGGGGTCTCCACTTCATCCTTCCTGAGCTTCTCGTCGTGGTCCTGCGGCTGGCGCGCATACCACGCTGCCGAACCCGCCGCCCCGGCTACCGCCAGCCCCACCATGAACCCACGCCTGGAAAACCTCATCGCCACATCCGTATCCGTGTCAGCCACGCCTATCGAGCTAGAACGAGATGCCGGGCAGCAAATTTACCAGTAGCACACCGCTAAATTTCCCCCTGCCGC from Pseudomonas putida encodes:
- the surE gene encoding 5'/3'-nucleotidase SurE, with protein sequence MTQQKLGRILLTNDDGIDAPGLKVLEQVAAQLADEVWVVAPRADQSGTSHSLSLHAPLRVSEHGDKRFAVTGTPGDCVVMAVQHLLKDARPDLILSGVNRGANLGLETVFSGTVGAAMTGMLLGIRSIALSQAYSDRADVPWDNALTHAPKVLQALLSQDWPSDACLNVNFPDCDPQATLPLKVTRQGAGPLNSMSVRKEVDPRGFDYHWIKLNNAREVDQPGTEMAELAAGHVTVTPLQFERTHMAAFNDVALK
- a CDS encoding twin-arginine translocation signal domain-containing protein; the encoded protein is MRFSRRGFMVGLAVAGAAGSAAWYARQPQDHDEKLRKDEVETPGEATVEAAASAGVRIGDKLRGIWDLRFSGAEAGLDGLPLQGVQMLLDVGPTGRSLRGFIDVAERLRGSDQPRYRVLGELVAADAGKVRWRLVPAGASAPSHELVATLDEVWASWGNAGAGTLTGRIRRIDRPLLSPEPDNHFVASKRAFPEARQVTPLAPALMAWLNSPEHRLFHQVWHATRDKWHRLDDSKRDALRGAGWQPGPRDAERGARGRRKHLNGSGEDFFFMHRHMLRHARGLQPDLPNWAQLPLPSPQLEYDRQGFIRYQENHDGNSVPPAWVAANDEELSQWLHGIKAAETFFSNFQVWESQYQDPDYLSRLTLGQFGSEVELNIHDWLHMRWATVTRDPSNGAPVMGDRNQTDYAARWFREENDFLGDPFSSHVNPVFWRFHGWIDDRIEDWYRAHERAHPGEVQRREVNGVSWFAPGRWVQVGDPWLGPMTHGCGGISDAGGGAGEMEVEAMKLALRIAFSGERDVGDLLRRTPRRPWYARHMKLPERS
- a CDS encoding endonuclease, which translates into the protein MKKLLCAVALAFAAIPAAFATPPATFTEAKVVAKQKIYLDQGNSAMGELYCGCKWTWVGKSGGRVDLKSCGYETRKLQTRAERTEWEHIVPAWTFGHQRQCWQNGGREQCVDSDPTFRAMEADLFNLYPSVGEVNGDRSNFNYGMVSGVAPQYGQCTTKIDFQQKTAEPRDEVKGLVARTTFYMFDRYKLSMSRQQQQVLMAWDKQHPVTAWEKQRDQRIAAIMGHSNPFVTGERKWALGYTPQGAAAVPATAVKEAAKPTLASAVTGGAVVGNRNSHVYHLASGCPGYSQVSQKNQVAFGSEAEAQAAGYRKAGNCK